From the Gemmatimonadota bacterium genome, one window contains:
- a CDS encoding DoxX family protein produces MTSEGTRSGISHFFLNTLRIVVALMFMQHGAQKLFAVFGADSAAEFMTQFWFAGVLEFYGGGLILLGLWTRPVAFLLAGEMAVAYFQAHFPSGWIPIMNRGELPVLFCWIYLFIAANGGGSFSVDGLLARRRAKSSL; encoded by the coding sequence ATGACCAGTGAAGGCACGCGCTCCGGCATTTCGCACTTCTTCCTGAACACGCTGCGCATCGTCGTAGCGCTGATGTTCATGCAGCACGGGGCGCAGAAGCTGTTCGCGGTCTTCGGCGCTGACTCCGCGGCCGAGTTCATGACCCAGTTCTGGTTTGCCGGCGTGCTCGAGTTCTACGGCGGCGGCCTTATCCTCTTGGGTCTGTGGACCCGACCGGTGGCCTTCCTGCTCGCCGGTGAGATGGCCGTCGCCTACTTCCAGGCGCACTTTCCCAGCGGCTGGATCCCGATCATGAACCGGGGAGAGCTCCCGGTCCTGTTCTGCTGGATTTACCTGTTCATCGCCGCGAACGGCGGTGGTTCGTTCAGCGTGGACGGTCTATTGGCTCGAAGACGTGCGAAGTCCAGCCTTTGA
- a CDS encoding dienelactone hydrolase family protein produces the protein MFRFRSLPLAVFVAATTACAASDSEDTSMTESAAVPSGPRVALAPTADGELPPAIIGEGGDLRGEGLGYLEGDAATMGYLAVPEGDGPFPALVIIHEWNGLVDRVRQVADDFAAEGYVTLAADLYQGRTGSNSEENSALMQEAMANLPVAVANLNAAVAYLKARPDVTGRVGAMGWCFGGGIALSFGLDGDHHEATAIFYGRLIDDPEVLAAMDHEVYGTFAREDGGIPPEQVMAFESALRAAGIENDVHIYDDVNHGFWLRVDGNPELRTGPALDAWQRLKAYLDRSLGD, from the coding sequence ATGTTCCGATTCCGTTCGCTGCCCCTAGCCGTTTTTGTCGCTGCCACGACCGCGTGCGCCGCATCAGATTCCGAAGACACTTCGATGACCGAGTCGGCGGCCGTGCCGTCGGGACCCCGGGTCGCCCTCGCCCCGACCGCCGACGGAGAGCTGCCCCCGGCGATCATCGGTGAGGGCGGTGATCTCCGGGGCGAGGGCCTCGGCTATCTAGAGGGTGACGCGGCCACCATGGGATATCTCGCGGTCCCGGAGGGCGACGGGCCTTTCCCGGCTCTGGTGATCATTCATGAGTGGAACGGGCTCGTCGACCGGGTCCGGCAGGTCGCCGACGACTTCGCCGCCGAAGGGTACGTGACCCTGGCCGCCGACCTCTACCAGGGCCGGACAGGCTCGAACTCGGAGGAGAACAGCGCGCTGATGCAGGAGGCGATGGCCAACCTGCCCGTGGCCGTGGCCAATTTGAACGCGGCGGTCGCATACTTGAAGGCCCGGCCCGACGTTACGGGTCGCGTCGGAGCCATGGGCTGGTGCTTCGGAGGCGGCATCGCGCTCTCCTTTGGGCTGGACGGCGACCACCACGAGGCCACGGCGATCTTCTACGGCCGCCTCATCGATGATCCTGAAGTCCTCGCGGCGATGGATCACGAAGTCTACGGCACGTTCGCACGGGAAGACGGTGGCATCCCCCCGGAGCAAGTGATGGCATTCGAAAGCGCGTTACGCGCAGCGGGCATCGAGAATGACGTGCACATCTACGACGACGTAAACCACGGGTTTTGGCTGCGGGTCGACGGAAACCCGGAGCTGCGAACCGGTCCCGCGTTGGACGCCTGGCAGCGCCTCAAGGCGTACTTGGACCGGTCGTTGGGCGACTGA
- a CDS encoding NmrA family NAD(P)-binding protein — protein MEKDAIPSTGATGQQGVATARALPAEEGHKVVAMTRNPSSEKAHLGERHVRSTMGSGVFCRDTRLWRTRRSRSGRGILDHYCRNTPVRYIQTRRSRMTGSVLAMMERSWIADRWRM, from the coding sequence ATCGAGAAGGATGCCATTCCGAGCACGGGTGCAACAGGTCAGCAAGGAGTTGCGACCGCGCGGGCGCTGCCGGCCGAGGAGGGACACAAGGTGGTCGCCATGACGCGGAATCCGTCCTCGGAGAAGGCGCACCTGGGTGAACGTCACGTGCGTTCCACCATGGGATCGGGAGTTTTCTGCCGAGATACGCGTCTCTGGAGAACGCGCCGTTCGCGTTCTGGAAGAGGAATCCTCGACCATTACTGTCGCAACACCCCGGTGCGCTACATCCAGACCCGGCGAAGCAGGATGACCGGAAGCGTTCTTGCCATGATGGAAAGATCGTGGATCGCGGACCGGTGGCGGATGTAG
- a CDS encoding sugar transferase, whose protein sequence is MLPPPSGPPNWEARALNVGVALVAILLTAPLMLMIALLIKLGSPGPVIFRQDRVGVDRRRNRGPQSLPSRRSDDRGGNVFMIYKFRTMRADSGGAKQVWASKDDPRITPFGRILRAMRLDELPQLVNVLNGDMNIVGPRPEQPRIFAELSEEIEEYRDRQRVLPGITGLAQVNHGYDTDLEGVRKKVELDLTYIRHRSAIHDLSIMARTLPVILLRRVWM, encoded by the coding sequence GTGCTGCCCCCGCCATCGGGCCCACCCAACTGGGAGGCTCGCGCTCTCAACGTCGGCGTCGCCCTCGTGGCGATCCTGCTGACGGCGCCGCTCATGCTCATGATCGCGCTGTTGATCAAGCTCGGCTCCCCGGGACCCGTCATCTTCCGCCAGGACCGTGTCGGCGTAGACCGCCGGAGGAATCGGGGGCCCCAGTCGCTCCCGAGCCGTCGGTCGGACGATCGTGGTGGAAACGTCTTCATGATTTACAAGTTCCGGACGATGCGAGCCGACAGCGGAGGAGCGAAGCAAGTCTGGGCGTCGAAGGACGACCCCCGGATCACCCCCTTCGGACGGATTCTGCGGGCGATGCGACTGGATGAGTTGCCCCAGCTCGTCAACGTCCTCAACGGGGACATGAACATCGTGGGGCCGAGACCGGAGCAGCCTCGCATCTTCGCCGAGCTGAGTGAGGAGATCGAAGAGTACCGTGACCGTCAACGGGTACTGCCGGGGATCACCGGACTCGCCCAGGTCAACCATGGGTACGACACCGATCTCGAAGGAGTCCGAAAGAAGGTCGAGCTGGACCTGACCTACATCCGCCACCGGTCCGCGATCCACGATCTTTCCATCATGGCAAGAACGCTTCCGGTCATCCTGCTTCGCCGGGTCTGGATGTAG
- a CDS encoding ABC transporter permease: MKDVRYAVRSLTKHPTFAAVAVLTIALGIGSVTAIFSVVDAVLLQELPYEAPNELIRVWSTNSERGVERGFMSPPDIADFQSRNRTLDDLAAFSEAELALIDLDGAAVKVIGTWAGGNLFSVLGASAVLGRALTESDGEPGASKVMVLGHEFWRSRFGADPDVLGRSLTVEEDQYTVIGVMPPGFDFPGSSSFWLNRHLLAYPGRYARWMDVVGRLGTDVVLATARQDIAGIARQLEQEYPGTNRAYATTVLPLHDAVVGDTRTTLWVLLGATGLLLLVACVNVINLLLSRMADRGQEIAVRTALGAGRARLSRQLLTESLVLAGAGGVLGVFFASVGMDLLVAFGPDDLPRLDEVSMDGRVLFVTFVATCLTGLLFGLAPVLRLASMDVRASLQEGSRGSTGGRGRERIRSLLVVAQVAVAVVLVVGAGLMSRSFIALLDTEPGFDTTNLLTLRVDLPSGAYSDLERVSDFHADLVARMQSLPGVQSVAATAALPFDREIPFLGNFLVRDRVAPEQGEEPRAHYRQISPGYFGTMGIDVVSGREFDVLDDRASRGVAVVNESLALRYFPDEDPIGRVIDGLPPHVALGGFLVESFEIVGVVQDVKYFGLAAPSEPSLYLPVAQAPFRRMSFTLRTSTDPESLMASVRQVVRSADPMVPVSRISTLEGILSTSVARERFSMLLLVLFAGVALVLSAIGVYGVVSYGVSQRTSELGIRIAVGAEPEDIVRLVLIDGVRLSLAGVGLGLVAAFLLSRVMASQLYGVSATDPVTYAGVAVVLTLVALTAAYLPARRTSKMDPVLALQGEVG, translated from the coding sequence TTGAAAGACGTCCGCTACGCCGTTCGCAGCCTCACCAAGCACCCCACCTTCGCGGCGGTAGCTGTACTCACCATCGCCCTGGGGATCGGCTCGGTCACGGCGATCTTCAGCGTCGTCGACGCCGTACTGCTCCAGGAGCTGCCGTACGAGGCGCCGAACGAGTTGATCCGCGTGTGGTCCACGAACAGCGAGCGCGGCGTCGAACGAGGCTTCATGTCTCCCCCGGACATCGCGGACTTTCAGAGCCGGAATCGTACCCTCGACGACCTCGCGGCCTTTTCGGAAGCGGAGCTCGCGCTCATCGACCTCGACGGGGCCGCCGTCAAGGTTATCGGCACCTGGGCGGGCGGGAACCTCTTCAGCGTTCTCGGCGCTTCAGCGGTGCTCGGCCGGGCGCTCACCGAGAGCGACGGGGAGCCAGGCGCCAGCAAGGTCATGGTACTCGGCCACGAGTTCTGGAGGAGCCGTTTCGGCGCCGACCCCGACGTTCTGGGTCGATCCCTGACCGTCGAAGAAGATCAGTACACAGTCATCGGGGTGATGCCGCCTGGCTTCGACTTCCCGGGCAGCTCCAGCTTCTGGCTGAACCGGCACCTGCTCGCGTATCCGGGCCGCTACGCACGTTGGATGGACGTCGTGGGTCGTCTGGGAACCGACGTCGTGTTGGCCACCGCCCGCCAGGACATCGCGGGCATCGCCCGCCAACTCGAGCAGGAGTACCCCGGCACGAACCGAGCCTATGCGACGACCGTGCTCCCACTTCACGACGCAGTGGTCGGCGACACGCGCACCACCCTGTGGGTCCTTCTCGGAGCGACCGGCCTGCTCCTGCTCGTGGCGTGCGTAAACGTCATCAACCTTCTTCTCTCGCGGATGGCGGACCGGGGGCAGGAGATTGCGGTGCGCACCGCGTTGGGGGCGGGTCGAGCCCGCCTCAGCCGCCAGCTACTGACGGAGAGCCTGGTGCTGGCAGGGGCGGGAGGCGTGTTGGGGGTCTTCTTCGCATCTGTGGGCATGGATCTGCTCGTGGCTTTCGGACCCGATGACCTACCGCGGCTGGACGAGGTCTCGATGGACGGACGGGTTCTCTTCGTAACGTTCGTCGCCACATGCCTCACAGGTCTGCTATTCGGCCTCGCACCGGTACTCCGTCTCGCGAGCATGGATGTGCGCGCGTCGCTTCAAGAGGGCTCACGCGGCTCGACCGGTGGAAGAGGACGGGAGCGGATCAGAAGCCTGCTGGTCGTGGCGCAAGTCGCGGTCGCGGTCGTGCTCGTCGTCGGCGCGGGGCTCATGTCTCGCAGCTTCATCGCGCTACTCGACACAGAACCAGGCTTCGACACCACGAACCTGCTGACGTTGCGAGTGGACCTTCCGAGCGGAGCGTACAGCGACTTGGAGCGTGTCTCTGACTTCCACGCGGATCTGGTGGCACGGATGCAGAGCTTGCCGGGCGTGCAGTCGGTCGCGGCGACCGCAGCGCTACCCTTCGACCGCGAGATCCCGTTCCTCGGCAATTTTCTCGTCCGGGACCGAGTCGCGCCCGAGCAAGGCGAAGAGCCCCGGGCTCACTACCGCCAGATATCGCCGGGGTACTTCGGCACGATGGGGATCGACGTTGTCAGTGGGCGCGAGTTCGACGTCTTGGACGACCGAGCTTCGCGAGGTGTCGCCGTCGTGAACGAGTCCCTCGCGCTTCGATACTTCCCCGATGAGGATCCCATCGGGAGGGTGATCGACGGACTTCCGCCGCACGTCGCGCTCGGCGGCTTCCTTGTGGAGAGTTTCGAGATCGTGGGCGTGGTCCAGGACGTGAAGTACTTCGGACTCGCCGCGCCGTCCGAACCGTCGTTATACCTGCCGGTCGCTCAGGCGCCCTTTCGCAGAATGAGCTTCACGCTGCGGACGAGCACCGATCCGGAGTCGCTCATGGCCAGCGTGCGACAAGTCGTTCGCTCGGCCGACCCGATGGTGCCCGTCTCACGCATCTCGACGCTGGAGGGCATCCTCTCCACGTCGGTGGCCAGGGAGCGGTTCAGCATGTTGCTGCTCGTCCTGTTTGCGGGTGTCGCACTGGTGCTCTCGGCGATCGGAGTCTATGGGGTGGTCTCGTACGGAGTGTCTCAGCGCACGAGTGAGCTGGGCATCCGCATCGCCGTCGGCGCCGAGCCGGAGGACATCGTTCGCCTCGTACTCATCGACGGAGTGCGTCTGTCCCTGGCGGGAGTCGGCCTGGGGCTCGTGGCCGCATTCCTACTCAGTCGCGTCATGGCCAGCCAGTTGTACGGCGTAAGCGCGACGGACCCGGTCACGTACGCAGGCGTGGCCGTCGTTCTCACACTCGTCGCGCTCACCGCGGCGTATCTGCCAGCTCGGCGCACGTCGAAGATGGATCCGGTTCTCGCGTTGCAAGGCGAGGTTGGCTGA
- a CDS encoding M1 family metallopeptidase: MRRARPLVLALMVVPTLGADTGPDTYPRRTGIDVENYRFELTLSDDTDEIVGRATVSIRFRANGVVAVPLDLTSVDGSGRGMRVSSVTRSGAALDYTHENDLLTIRLAEPGRAGHRIDLTVEYRGAPADGLRIGPNKYGDRTFFSDNWPNRARNWLPTIDHVYEKATSEFVVTAPSHYQVVSNGVMVEETDLEDGARLTHWKQSVPISPWLYVLGVARFAVQNVDDFQGRPIQTWVYAQDRDAGFYDFAVPTKQVMEFFDEYVGPFAYEKLANVTSPAIGGGMEAATAIMYGEDSVTGDRSVRWRNVIIHEVAHQWFGNAVTEADWDDVWLSEGFATYFTLLFREHAYGRDDFVDGLKSAAERVFAQYDQDPDYRIVHDNLDDMSRVTSGATYQKGAWVLHMLRKRMGDEAFWAGIQAYYAAHLNGIATTDDFRRAMEQAAGENLEAFFRQWLYEGGNPHLAGWWRYDPTAQAVSIEIRQTQTNVGPFDLPLEVGIYMGASERPTAIHTVHVTSGFHRFVIPVPGEPEDVRLDPDSWALFTADFGRR; encoded by the coding sequence ATGCGTCGAGCCCGTCCGTTGGTGCTGGCGCTCATGGTCGTGCCGACCTTGGGTGCAGACACGGGGCCGGACACGTACCCGCGCCGCACGGGGATCGATGTCGAGAACTACCGCTTCGAGCTGACGCTCAGCGATGACACAGACGAAATTGTGGGTCGGGCTACGGTCTCGATTCGCTTTCGGGCCAATGGCGTGGTGGCGGTTCCGCTCGACCTGACCAGCGTGGACGGCTCGGGACGGGGGATGCGGGTGTCGTCGGTTACGAGATCCGGCGCCGCTCTCGACTACACGCACGAAAACGATCTGCTCACGATCCGGTTGGCCGAGCCCGGCCGCGCGGGGCATCGCATCGACCTGACGGTCGAATACCGCGGCGCTCCCGCGGATGGTCTGCGCATCGGGCCGAACAAATACGGCGACAGGACTTTCTTCAGCGACAACTGGCCGAATCGGGCCAGGAACTGGCTGCCGACGATCGATCACGTGTACGAGAAGGCGACGAGCGAGTTCGTCGTCACCGCACCGAGTCACTATCAGGTCGTTTCGAACGGCGTCATGGTCGAGGAAACGGATCTCGAAGACGGCGCACGTCTTACCCACTGGAAGCAGTCTGTCCCGATTTCCCCGTGGCTGTACGTGCTGGGGGTGGCGCGCTTCGCCGTGCAGAACGTCGACGACTTCCAGGGAAGGCCGATCCAGACCTGGGTCTACGCGCAGGATCGGGACGCCGGCTTCTACGACTTCGCAGTGCCGACGAAACAGGTGATGGAGTTCTTCGACGAGTACGTCGGACCGTTCGCATACGAGAAGCTCGCGAACGTGACCTCCCCGGCGATTGGCGGGGGCATGGAAGCCGCTACGGCGATCATGTACGGAGAGGACTCCGTAACGGGCGACCGGAGTGTGCGATGGCGCAACGTGATTATCCACGAGGTCGCGCATCAGTGGTTCGGCAATGCGGTCACGGAGGCCGACTGGGACGACGTGTGGCTGAGTGAGGGTTTCGCGACGTACTTCACGCTTCTCTTCCGGGAGCACGCTTACGGCCGGGACGACTTCGTCGACGGACTGAAGAGCGCGGCCGAGCGTGTCTTCGCACAGTACGATCAGGATCCCGACTACCGGATCGTGCACGACAACCTCGACGACATGAGCCGGGTCACGAGTGGCGCGACGTACCAGAAGGGTGCCTGGGTGCTGCACATGCTCAGGAAGCGCATGGGCGACGAGGCTTTCTGGGCGGGGATCCAGGCGTACTATGCGGCTCACCTGAACGGGATCGCGACCACCGACGACTTCCGCCGCGCGATGGAGCAGGCCGCGGGAGAGAACCTCGAGGCATTTTTCCGCCAGTGGCTGTACGAGGGCGGCAATCCGCATCTGGCGGGCTGGTGGCGGTACGACCCGACGGCTCAGGCGGTGAGCATCGAGATCAGACAGACCCAGACGAACGTGGGCCCGTTCGATCTTCCGCTGGAGGTGGGGATTTACATGGGTGCCAGCGAGCGCCCGACCGCCATTCACACCGTCCATGTCACCAGCGGCTTTCATCGCTTCGTTATCCCGGTGCCAGGTGAGCCAGAGGACGTGCGGCTCGATCCGGACAGTTGGGCGCTGTTCACAGCGGACTTCGGGCGCCGATGA
- a CDS encoding DUF1080 domain-containing protein produces MRKTSNVAATASALSLLLASVVAAQEPVSIFNGRDLDGWAVHGTELWYVEDGELVCESGPDAQYGYLRTEAIYTDFELTLEFRQEANGNSGVFFRSTLDGVIITGWQVEVAPPGLFSGGIYESYGRGWLIQPEPEKDAALRMGEWNEMRIRVVGGRVTTWLNGTEMIDLIDEKIGEATGHIALQIHDGGGIKVRWRNLRVQELS; encoded by the coding sequence CTCGCGAGCGTCGTCGCGGCCCAGGAGCCGGTCTCGATCTTCAATGGCCGGGACCTCGACGGGTGGGCCGTTCACGGCACCGAGTTGTGGTACGTCGAAGACGGCGAGCTCGTCTGCGAGAGTGGTCCCGACGCGCAATACGGCTACCTGCGAACCGAAGCCATCTACACCGACTTCGAGCTCACTCTCGAGTTCAGGCAGGAGGCCAACGGCAACAGCGGTGTCTTCTTCCGCTCGACGCTCGATGGCGTAATCATCACCGGCTGGCAGGTGGAGGTCGCGCCGCCCGGACTCTTTTCAGGGGGCATCTACGAGTCGTACGGGCGGGGCTGGCTCATCCAGCCCGAGCCGGAGAAGGACGCCGCGCTCCGTATGGGTGAGTGGAACGAGATGCGCATAAGGGTCGTCGGTGGGCGCGTGACCACGTGGCTCAACGGCACCGAGATGATCGACCTCATCGACGAGAAGATCGGTGAGGCCACCGGTCACATCGCGCTTCAGATTCATGACGGCGGCGGCATCAAGGTGCGCTGGAGGAACCTGCGCGTGCAGGAGCTCTCCTAG